One stretch of Kwoniella newhampshirensis strain CBS 13917 chromosome 5, whole genome shotgun sequence DNA includes these proteins:
- a CDS encoding nuclear distribution protein PAC1: protein MSSLLSERQKDELHKSMLSYLHAAGMHDTYDALKRETDNADFTNDDPKARWVGLLEKKWTSVIRLQKKIMDLESRNASLLAELSSPTRATTSSSSSSTPFIPRAPARHTLTSHRAPITKVAFHPTWTILASASEDASVKIWDWEGGEMERTVKGHTKAVMDVDFDAKGDMMVTCSSDLTIKLWDTSNDYTNVKTLHGHDHSVSSVRFTPDGEKLVSASRDKTIRVWEVSSGYCVKTFTGHAEWVREVVPSDDGRWLVSCSNDQTSRVWDSSTGESKMELRGHEHVVECVAFAPVASYSAIRELAGLGAATAGESRAKAPGAFAATGSRDKTIKLWDAQSGQCLRTFVGHDNWIRALVFHPTGKYLLSASDDKTLKIWDLTNGRCIKTIDAHGHFVTCMSWGRTLVGGGGGGGGGEVNGDSGIKQVNGTEPLGKRRINVLATGSVDQTIKIWTP from the exons ATGTCGAGCCTCCTCTCTGAACGACAAAAGGATGAGCT CCATAAATCCATGTTATCATACCTTCACGCAGCGGGAATGCACGACACCTACGATGCTCTGAAAAGAGAAACGGACAACGCAGATTTCACGAACGATGATCCGAAAGCTAGATGGGTGGGGCtgttggagaagaaatgGACGAGCGTGATTAGATTACAGAAGAAG ATCATGGACCTAGAATCCAGAAATGCCTCTTTGCTAGCCGAACTTTCCTCCCCAACACGCGCAacaacttcctcctcttcctcctcaacaccATTCATACCCCGTGCTCCAGCTAGACATACCCTGACTTCCCACCGAGCACCCATAACGAAGGTCGCTTTTCATCCTACGTGGACGATTCTGGCCAGTGCAAGCGAAGATGCCAGTGTAAAGATATGGGATTGGGAGGGcggagagatggaacgGACAGTAAAGGGTCATACGAAAGCTGTCATGGATGTTGATTTCGATGCGAAGGGAGATAtgatgg TGACTTGCTCCTCCGACTTGACGATCAAGTTATGGGACACTTCGAACGACTACACCAATGTCAAAACATTACATGGTCACGATCATTCAGTGTCGAGTGTACGGTTTACACCGGATGGGGAAAAGCTAGTGTCAGCGAGTCGAGATAAGACGATACGAGTTTGGGAGGTGTCTAGCGG GTATTGTGTGAAAACCTTCACAGGTCATGCAGAATGGGTGAGGGAGGTCGTGCCCTCTGATGACGGACGGTGGTTGGTCAGTTGTTCGAATGATCAA ACGTCCAGAGTATGGGACTCTTCTACGGGAGAATCGAAGATGGAGTTGAGAGGGCACGAACATGTGGTGGAATGTGTTGCCTTTGCACCTGTAGCGTCATATAGCGCTATAAGAGAACTGGCAGGATTAGGA GCGGCGACAGCGGGGGAATCGAGAGCGAAAGCACCAGGAGCGTTTGCGGCGACTGGATCGAGAGATAAGACGATAAAGCTTTGGGATGCTCAATCGGGACAATGTTTACGGACATTC GTCGGTCACGACAACTGGATACGAGCACTTGTATTCCATCCAACGGGGAAATATCTCCTATCCGCATCAGACGACAAGACTCTCAAGATATGGGATCTAACAAATGGTAGATGTATCAAGACGATAGATGCACACGGTCATTTCGTCACGTGTATGAGCTGGGGTAGAACTTTggtcggtggtggtggtggtggtggtggtggagaggtcAATGGAGATTCGGGTATCAAGCAGGTGAACGGGACGGAACCACTGGGGAAAAGGAGGATAAATGTATTGGCGACGGGATCAGTCGATCAAACTATCAAA ATATGGACACCTTGA
- a CDS encoding mitochondrial 37S ribosomal protein mS23 yields the protein MRRIPSQVPSAVSRLLQASVLPTPPTWYIPVLSHPPPQLPPHQIVQRPRANDPSLRPGQFTDVAPVPQSELERRDRIRRYKQRKNRPLKVSYEEDRVRRQFFKDFAFEALRPVSLVEGGEIDQSVRVDGEEWTSLEQRGAYPTVEDCISFVTNLRKTRQVPLSEAYAIATKEFVALRARHELATLAAEMEARHYGAEFKPDAFEREFNLEEKSLETLIPADTRTSESTNIKYRKQPRYKWSNTVSPSSIPSGGFSGGQDYVEKWRMPQPVQVEGQQTAGDLLSAIPPPGAAEIETIEDEGERDLAFLQSVLGKSRA from the exons ATGCGAAGGATCCCTTCCCAAGTGCCCTCGGCCGTCTCTCGATTACTGCAAGCATCGGTCCTCCCCACGCCTCCAACATGGTACATCCCcgttctctctcatcctcctcctcagtTACCTCCTCATCAGATCGTCCAGAGACCACGGGCCAACGACCCTTCACTCCGACCTGGTCAGTTCACCGATGTCGCCCCTGTGCCCCAAAGCGAactggagaggagagatcgGATCAGGAGATAtaagcagaggaagaaccgACCGCTCAAAGTCAGTTATGAGGAGGACAGGGTGAGGAGGCAGTTCTTCAAGGATTTCGCATTCGAGGCTCTGAGACCGGTCAGTctggtggaaggtggagagatcgatcagTCTGTCAGAGTagatggagaagaatggACAAGTCTCGAACAGAGAGGAGCGTATCCTACAGTAGAAGA CTGCATCTCTTTTGTGACCAATTTACGCAAAACACGACAAGTCCCACTTTCAGAAGCCTATGCGATCGCCACGAAAGAGTTTGTCGCGCTGAGAGCACGCCATGAGCTTGCAACGCTCGCTgcggagatggaagcgagaCATTACGGAGCAGAGTTCAAGCCTGATGCTTTT GAACGAGAGTTCAATCTCGAGGAGAAATCACTTGAAACCCTCATTCCCGCCGACACACGAACTTCCGAATCAACAAATATCAAATACCGCAAGCAACCTCGATACAAATGGTCCAACACTgtctcaccctcttccatcccctCGGGCGGGTTCTCAGGTGGACAAGACTACGTGGAGAAATGGAGAATGCCTCAACCCGTTCAGGTGGAAGGACAACAGACGGCTGGTGATCTGTTATCTGCCATCCCACCTCCGGGTGCTGCGGAGATTGAGACgattgaggatgagggagaacGTGATTTGGCTTTCTTGCAGTCTGTTCTGGGCAAGTCGAGAGCGTAG